One genomic window of Haemorhous mexicanus isolate bHaeMex1 chromosome 17, bHaeMex1.pri, whole genome shotgun sequence includes the following:
- the THUMPD1 gene encoding THUMP domain-containing protein 1: protein MAAAEPAARKRRPKGHFAAGAGRAKRPRGAGRQLEAGMRGILITCNMNERKCVGEAYSLLGEYGDLLYGPEQFSDHEERLSGSDREEDEDDVEAALKKEVGQIRASTEQKLRRFQSVESGANNVVFIRTQGIEPENLVHHILKDMHTTKKKKTRVILRMLPISGTCKAFMEDMKKYTETFFEPWFKAPNKGTFQIVYKARNNSHMSREEVIKELAGIVGSLNPENKVDLNNPQYTIVVEIIKTVCCLSVVRDYVLFRKYNLQEVVKSNKEDAQQNPSTVTEKQNSEVAEAETEEQEKSSKEVKEENKNQSEIESEPKGNDALIV from the exons ATGGCCGCGGCCGAGCCGGCGGCGCGGAAGCGGCGGCCCAAGGGGCACTTCGCGGCGGGGGCCGGCCGGGCCAAGCGGCCCCGCGGCGCCGGGCGGCAGCTGGAGGCCGGCATGCGCGGCATCCTCATCACCTGCAACATGAACGAGCGCAAGTGCGTGGGGGAGGCCTACAGCCTGCTCGGCGAGTACGGGGACCTGCTCTACGGGCCCGAGCAG TTTTCAGATCACGAGGAGAGGCTGTCTGGAAGCGAcagggaggaggatgaggatgatgtCGAGGCAGCTCTGAAGAAGGAGGTTGGCCAGATCCGTGCCTCGACGGAGCAGAAGCTGCGGCGGTTCCAGTCGGTGGAGAGCGGTGCCAACAACGTGGTCTTCATCAGAACCCAGGGCATAG AACCTGAGAACCTGGTGCACCATATACTAAAGGATATGCACACtaccaaaaagaagaaaacaagagtCATTCTGCGCATGCTGCCCATTTCTGGAACTTGCAAGGCTTTTATGGAAGATAtgaaaaaatacacagaaacgTTTTTTGAGCCTTGGTTTAAAGCCCCTAACAAGGGTACTTTTCAGATTGTTTACAAAGCTCGTAATAACAGCCATATGAGTAGGGAAGAAGTAATTAAGGAACTGGCAG GAATTGTGGGCAGCCTCAATCCAGAAAACAAGGTTGATCTTAATAATCCACAATACACAATTGTGgtggaaataataaaaaccgTCTGTTGCTTAAGTGTGGTGAGGGACTATGTTCTGTTCAGGAAGTACAATCTACAGGAGGTGGTGAAGAGCAACAAAGAAGATGCACAACAAAACCCATCAACTgtaacagaaaaacagaattccGAGGTGGCTGAAGCAGAAactgaggagcaggagaagagctctaaagaagtaaaagaagaaaacaagaatcAAAGTGAAATAGAATCTGAGCCCAAGGGGAATGATGCTCTGATAGTGTAG
- the ERI2 gene encoding ERI1 exoribonuclease 2, with protein MATKRLARGRGAGGIGVRARRGRGAGGRPLSSLGVRRRLGLARSSARARSGARAAAGQRFAFLIVLDFEATCWGDRGRRGPEIIEFPAVLLNTSTGAIESEFHMYVQPQEHPILSEFCTELTGITQNQVDQGVPLNICLSQFMKWIQKIQKEKKMMFTTDSQSNSTSEAKVCAFVTWTDWDLGVCLHYECQRKQLRKPDILNSWIDLKATYRAFYNRKPKGLNGALQDLGIAFEGREHCGLDDSRNTARLAWRLICDGCVLKVTKSLDKAHQKSNLISRTLTVNVTDKTPLGSKSRPETSRDGNGTCETKPLAENKHKSIAGNKTNSNLQAGEQQITCTDPSADVCVVPSSSSRTEFHAQSQSSSAASPDRFPVPLGLAQPCPSPTSTGIQQGLSTGQPLRTARPSLPVQGSGLVLVSTTIPSVTVSSGDISTSSECLSLLTDWEDVALIPESQYEQNSDSVQLKDDSSTDSLTVSEEETISKQLAGTSSDDQSLEESVAPMEPLRSVVYKSPDTTIYNTGTVQRQTSKFSVFKLPSAKGNAVSAQSALIGNYSTSLEAPKRKPTSPKTCPPAKKQSFHVYQEKASSFDHSLPLKSSNLPGVFPAVLNSTVNLNESVRAVRNGKSTPPLCNCDRRAKKLSVSNAGPNHGRAFFCCPVGKQGANKKSCGYFKWEYALLKEKSSGLTFNADALTSLGSVPSNSENSSSKKYLCLRPSMRT; from the exons ATGGCCACCAAGCGCCTGGCCAG GGGCCGCGGCGCTGGCGGTATCGGTGTCCGGGCGCGGAGGGGCCGCGGCGCTGGCGGGCGGCCCCTGAGCTCGCTCGGTGTCCGCAGGCGGTTGGGGCTGGCGCGGAGCAGCGCAcgggcgcggagcggggcgCGGGCGGCCGCGGGGCAGCGCTTCGCCTTCCTCATCGTCCTGGACTTCGAGGCCACGTGCTGGGGGGACCGCGGGCGGCGCGGGCCTGAGATCA TTGAATTTCCAGCAGTCCTGTTAAACACCTCAACAGGAGCCATTGAATCTGAATTCCACATGTATGTTCAGCCCCAGGAGCATCCTATTCTCTCTGAATTCTGTACAGAACTAACTGGCATAACACAG AATCAAGTTGATCAAGGGGTGCCTCTCAACATTTGCTTATCACAGTTTATGAAATGGATTCAAAAGAtacaaaaggagaagaaaatgatgTTCACTACAGATAGTCAGAGTAATTCTACTTCAGAAGCAAAAGTGTGTGCCTTTGTTACATGGACAG ACTGGGACCTGGGTGTGTGTTTGCACTACGAGTGTCAGAGGAAGCAGCTGCGCAAACCCGACATTCTGAATTCCTGGATTGATCTCAAAGCGACGTACAGG GCCTTCTATAACAGAAAGCCTAAGGGGCTAAATGGAGCtttgcaggatttggggatAGCTTTTGAAGGACGGGAACATTGTG GGTTGGATGATTCCCGGAATACTGCTCGTCTTGCTTGGAGGCTGATTTGTGATGGATGTGTGCTGAAAGTTACTAAATCGTTGGATAAG GCACATCAGAAGAGTAATTTAATTTCCAGAACACTGACTGTAAATGTCACTGACAAGACTCCACTGGGAAGTAAGAGCAGACCTGAAACATCTAGAGATGGAAATGGAACTTGTGAAACAAAACCTCTGGCTGAGAACAAACACAAGAGTATTGCTGGAAACAAGACAAATTCTAATctacaggctggggaacagcagaTCACTTGCACTGATCCCTCTGCAGATGTCTGTGTTGtacccagcagcagctcaaggACTGAATTCCATGCTCAAAGCCAAAGCTcttcagcagcatctcctgaCAGATTTCCTGTTCCCCTGGGTCTGGCACAGCCATGTCCCAGTCCTACATCAACAGGCATCCAGCAGGGATTGAGCACTGGGCAGCCTCTGAGAACAGCCAGGCCCAGCCTCCCAGTGCAGGGATCAGGGCTGGTGCTTGTCTCCACCACCATCCCCTCAGTTACTGTCTCCAGTGGGGACATCAGCACCAGTTCTGAGTGCTTGTCTCTGCTGACAGACTGGGAAGATGTTGCTTTGATACCAGAATCTCAATATGAACAAAATTCAGACTCTGTTCAGCTCAAGGATGACTCAAGTACAGACAGTCTAACAGTGTCTGAAGAAGAAACAATTTCAAAACAATTGGCTGGGACAAGTTCAGATGATCAGAGTTTGGAGGAAAGTGTAGCACCCATGGAACCTCTGAGGTCTGTTGTTTACAAAAGCCCTGATACTACAATCTATAATACAGGGACAGTACAAAGGCAGACttcaaaattttcagtttttaagttACCATCTGCAAAGGGAAATGCTGTTTCAGCACAATCAGCATTAATTGGAAATTACTCTACTTCTTTAGAGGCTCCTAAAAGAAAGCCAACTAGTCCAAAAACATGCCCACCAGCAAAAAAGCAGTCTTTTCATGTATATCAAGAGAAAGCTTCCTCTTTTGATCACTCCTTACCTTTGAAAAGTTCAAATTTGCCCGGAGTATTTCCTGCAGTTCTGAACTCCACAGTCAATTTGAATGAGTCTGTAAGAGCTGTGAGAAATGGAAAATCAACTCCCCCTCTGTGTAACTGCGACCGAAGAGCCAAAAAACTCTCTGTGTCAAATGCTGGCCCAAATCATGGCAGAGCATTTTTCTGTTGTCCTGTTGGCAAGCAAGGGGCTAATAAGAAAAGCTGTGGATACTTCAAGTGGGAATATGCACTTCTGAAAGAGAAATCTAGTGGTCTCACCTTTAATGCAGATGCTTTGACTTCTCTTGGATCTGTTCCCAGTAATTCAGAAAATTCTTCcagcaaaaaatatttgtgtcttAGACCCTCTATGAGAACTTGA